The following is a genomic window from Clostridium fungisolvens.
ATATTACTATTTATAATAATAGCAGCAGTTTCAATATTTGCTGCTTATCAAAAGTTTTATAATATTACTCCAGAAGAAATATTAGATGAAATCAAAGAGATAAAGTCATATACTGCAGATGTAACTTACACTTCTATAAGTTCTAGGGGTGAAGTAAAGTATGAAACTACCCAATGTTATGACAGGGAACAAGGGACAAGAGTTGATTTTAAAGAAGGAAGAATATATCTATACAAGCAAAACAAGATATATGTAAAGGATACTAATACTAATAGACAATATGAAGTGGACAAGAACTCTGATGAATTTTATAAATTAGCTTTTATAGATGAAATTGGAAAGTATATTGTGTTAGATCAAGAGATTAAATATTACTATAAGGA
Proteins encoded in this region:
- a CDS encoding germination lipoprotein GerS-related protein → MKKNRLLLILLFIIIAAVSIFAAYQKFYNITPEEILDEIKEIKSYTADVTYTSISSRGEVKYETTQCYDREQGTRVDFKEGRIYLYKQNKIYVKDTNTNRQYEVDKNSDEFYKLAFIDEIGKYIVLDQEIKYYYKDINGVRCLIVEFSILNNNQNMDKQVLIIDSESKVPKELLIYDKNGSERGRIEYSNFKKSNKLDKKLFDL